The Streptomyces sp. A2-16 sequence GGCCGGCAGCACCGCCAGGTCGAGGCCGCGCACCAGGCGGGCCCTCAGCGTCTCGTCTCCGGCGAGGCGCTCGGCGACGGCGCGCGCGGCGGTCGCGGGGGTCGCGGACGGCTCCAGCACGAGAGCCAGCGTGCCGTCGGCCTGTCCCGGCCCGAGGTGGGCGCGCAGGACGGCGGGCTCGGCGGCCACGACGTCCCGTACGGCCGCGATCACGGCCGGATCGGCGAGCGGGTCGGCGCTCACCCGGCCCTCGGCGAGCGCGCGCAGCGCCGGGCCCGTCAGCTCGAAGGACACCGGACCGGCCAGGTCCAGGACGACCGTGTCGGCCTTCTCATGCGCGGCGGCCTGCAGCGCCTGGTGCAGGGGTACGGCGACGGGGCGGGCCTCGGGGTCCCAGCGGGCGAGGGACTCGGTGGAGGTGAAGGCCGGCAGGGCGGTCCGGGATCCGGCCTTCAGCGTCGGGACGGCCATGTCGCTGGTCTTCTCACGGCGCAACCCGTTCTCGTCCTCCTCGACCTCGCCGAGCACGGCCACCACGGGGACGAGCAGCCGGGCGCCCTTGAGGGCCGCGAGGACGGGGCCCACGGCGGCGCGGTCCTCGGCCCAGGCCGCGAGCGCCGCGCTCAGCCGGGGATCGGCGGAGCCGTCGTCGTCGGAGAAGCCGGGGTCGGGAATGTTCTTGTTCGCCACGGTCACCGACCCTATAGGGGGCTTGCTGCTGCGGTTGTGCGGGCCCGGAAACCCGCCCGTGACGG is a genomic window containing:
- a CDS encoding SseB family protein, producing the protein MANKNIPDPGFSDDDGSADPRLSAALAAWAEDRAAVGPVLAALKGARLLVPVVAVLGEVEEDENGLRREKTSDMAVPTLKAGSRTALPAFTSTESLARWDPEARPVAVPLHQALQAAAHEKADTVVLDLAGPVSFELTGPALRALAEGRVSADPLADPAVIAAVRDVVAAEPAVLRAHLGPGQADGTLALVLEPSATPATAARAVAERLAGDETLRARLVRGLDLAVLPAGATPPGEPLYVRG